Proteins found in one Candidatus Delongbacteria bacterium genomic segment:
- a CDS encoding addiction module protein — protein MNRTAALLQEALLLNEEDRLGLVESLLESLQLPLAGDIRAAWTAEAERRLGEVARGEVHTLPAGVVFERMQRKYGA, from the coding sequence ATGAACCGCACCGCCGCCCTACTGCAGGAAGCCTTGCTACTCAACGAAGAGGATCGGCTGGGGCTGGTGGAAAGCCTGCTGGAAAGCCTTCAGCTTCCCTTGGCCGGTGACATCCGCGCTGCGTGGACTGCCGAAGCCGAGCGACGTCTGGGGGAGGTGGCCCGCGGCGAAGTGCACACCCTACCGGCCGGCGTGGTCTTCGAGCGGATGCAGCGGAAGTACGGGGCGTGA
- a CDS encoding type II toxin-antitoxin system RelE/ParE family toxin, with amino-acid sequence MTFEFHPLAEEDLDEAIAHHEAIQPGLGLALLAEVQAACLRFQAFPHAWPSLSSNCRQVVLTRFPYSLILHVEAERAVALALAHHRRHPRFWQDRR; translated from the coding sequence GTGACCTTTGAATTCCATCCCCTTGCGGAAGAAGATTTGGACGAAGCCATCGCCCACCATGAGGCCATCCAGCCGGGTCTGGGCCTCGCGCTGCTGGCGGAAGTCCAGGCCGCCTGCCTGCGTTTCCAAGCCTTTCCCCACGCTTGGCCTTCGCTGTCCTCCAACTGCCGCCAAGTGGTGCTGACCCGCTTCCCCTACAGCCTGATCCTCCACGTGGAGGCGGAACGGGCCGTGGCGCTGGCTCTGGCCCATCACAGGCGTCATCCCCGCTTCTGGCAGGATCGCAGGTAA
- a CDS encoding T9SS type A sorting domain-containing protein, whose protein sequence is MNKFRQWVLWLAVLLAVGSAQAAHVLCVNVHGYYYDGDGANLNATLLNAGATTTFVDLDWNGEVAGVLAQESFDQIWVFDLSYLGDDYPLDWAAIADWYNNRPDAEIICDGRIISSYWYGRWTGEGQNLTENYLHNLEIRGGGLLLGTDHYDYHSGINAINAQIGLNPFFGGFSLYSIPVDTNNPLMNTPNNLGTTLFDDSTPGQTPYGLQPSGQILYTVAWHSGNPDTPGISSTIEGGIGFHTEIVSPLDGAVFQQGDLLTLEAAVTGGNAPYTFAWSYGNGTPLGTGQTLQIAASDLPTGLVTITVLATDDMGRVDNDSVTIEIASTVGAEDRPGRFALEPAYPNPFNPSTTLAYTLSATGPATLRVFDLAGQEVAQLVSGLQEAGRHEVRFDAGALPSGVYLARLVSEEGVATSKLVLVK, encoded by the coding sequence TTGAACAAGTTTCGTCAATGGGTACTTTGGCTTGCCGTCCTGCTTGCCGTCGGATCGGCGCAGGCAGCTCATGTGCTGTGTGTGAATGTACACGGCTATTATTACGACGGCGATGGTGCCAACCTCAATGCCACCCTCCTCAATGCCGGAGCCACCACCACCTTCGTCGATCTCGACTGGAACGGTGAAGTGGCCGGCGTCCTTGCTCAGGAGAGCTTCGACCAGATTTGGGTTTTCGACCTCTCGTACTTAGGTGACGACTACCCGCTTGACTGGGCCGCCATCGCCGACTGGTACAACAACCGTCCAGACGCCGAAATCATCTGTGACGGACGCATCATATCGTCCTACTGGTACGGACGCTGGACCGGCGAGGGGCAGAACCTGACCGAGAACTACCTCCACAACTTGGAGATTCGTGGCGGTGGTCTGTTGTTGGGCACGGACCATTACGATTATCATTCGGGCATCAACGCGATCAACGCCCAAATCGGGCTCAACCCCTTCTTCGGGGGTTTCAGCTTGTACTCGATTCCCGTCGACACGAACAATCCGCTGATGAATACACCCAACAACCTGGGCACAACCCTCTTCGACGATTCGACCCCGGGTCAAACACCCTACGGGCTGCAGCCAAGTGGCCAAATCCTCTACACGGTGGCGTGGCACTCCGGCAACCCCGATACACCGGGCATCTCGAGCACCATCGAGGGCGGGATCGGCTTCCACACGGAGATCGTTTCGCCCCTGGATGGCGCGGTCTTCCAGCAAGGCGATCTCCTCACTCTCGAGGCTGCGGTCACCGGCGGCAATGCGCCGTACACCTTTGCCTGGTCCTACGGCAACGGCACGCCTCTGGGAACGGGCCAGACGCTGCAGATCGCAGCCAGTGATCTTCCGACCGGTCTGGTGACGATCACCGTTCTGGCAACGGATGATATGGGTCGCGTTGACAACGACTCCGTGACCATCGAGATTGCCAGCACCGTTGGTGCGGAAGATCGTCCCGGTCGTTTCGCGCTGGAGCCGGCCTACCCGAACCCCTTCAACCCCAGCACCACGCTGGCCTACACCCTGTCCGCCACCGGCCCCGCGACCTTACGCGTCTTCGACCTGGCAGGTCAGGAAGTCGCGCAGCTAGTCAGTGGCCTTCAGGAGGCGGGGCGGCACGAAGTGCGCTTCGATGCGGGCGCGCTGCCCAGCGGTGTGTATCTGGCGCGCTTAGTGAGCGAAGAAGGTGTGGCGACGAGCAAGCTCGTGTTGGTCAAGTAA
- a CDS encoding MerR family transcriptional regulator yields MEAESSGGKLYYSIGEVCERTGLEAHVLRFWESEFPELAPKKSVGGTRRYQVQDLELIRRIQHLVHEEKYTLEGARRQLRQTAGPRERLRTELQEVLRLLTRTIGA; encoded by the coding sequence ATGGAAGCCGAGTCGTCCGGAGGCAAGCTCTATTACAGCATTGGCGAGGTCTGCGAACGGACCGGCTTGGAGGCGCACGTGCTGCGCTTCTGGGAATCGGAGTTCCCCGAGTTGGCGCCCAAGAAAAGCGTCGGCGGCACGCGACGGTATCAGGTCCAGGATCTGGAGCTGATCCGGCGCATCCAGCACCTCGTGCACGAAGAGAAGTACACCCTGGAGGGGGCCCGCCGGCAACTGCGGCAGACCGCCGGGCCGCGGGAACGCCTGCGGACGGAACTCCAGGAAGTGCTTCGGCTGTTGACAAGAACCATCGGGGCGTAG